A stretch of Macadamia integrifolia cultivar HAES 741 chromosome 7, SCU_Mint_v3, whole genome shotgun sequence DNA encodes these proteins:
- the LOC122083072 gene encoding uncharacterized protein LOC122083072, protein MWGDGGTLYWERNANEKIEGIIVVFAWMSSQERQLKSFVQLYSSLGWNSLSCQSEFLNQFFPDKATSLAFGVLNELLKELKIRPSPVVFASFSGGPKACMYKVLQIIDGKCESQLKMDDYQLVRDCVCGHIYDSSPVDFTSDLGTRFFLHPTVLKMSRPPRLVSWMANSIASGLDALFLNRFESQRAEYWQTLYSSVSLGGPYLILCSENDDLAPYQIICNFAQRLQELGGDVKLVTWNGSPHVGHYKHYPTDYKAAVSELLGKASLVYSRRIQQLEGERMGMEGTHDEISESICNLRKAGKSSNQSLRRVALGPSDHFFLPSSVEYHEGRDVGSVQDEQKEGLIHMQNPPTINAHGVLGQILFDVCVPKNIEGWDIKPPGVFNGQPFSSRRHSPFNPIKCIRRSRL, encoded by the exons ATGTGGGGGGACGGAGGTACCTTATACTGGGAACGAAATGCTAATGAGAAAATCGAAGGAATTATTGTGGTGTTCGCTTGGATGTCGAGTCAGGAGAGGCAATTAAAGTCATTTGTTCAGCTCTACTCTTCTCTCGGATGGAATTCCCTCAGCTGCCAATCTGAATTTCTCAATCA ATTCTTCCCTGACAAGGCTACATCTCTCGCATTTGGCGTTTTAAATGAGCTTCTTAAG GAGCTGAAGATTAGGCCATCCCCGGTTGTCTTTGCATCCTTTTCTGGTGGCCCAAAAGCTTGCATGTACAAGGTCCTTCAG ATAATTGATGGGAAGTGTGAATCACAACTTAAAATG GATGATTATCAATTGGTGAGAGATTGTGTTTGTGGCCATATTTATGATTCTAGTCCCGTGGATTTTACAAGCGATTTGGGTACTCGATTTTTTCTTCACCCCACCGTTCTCAAAATGTCCCGTCCTCCACGACTGGTATCATGGATGGCAAACAGCATAGCTTCTGGTCTGGATGCTCTCTTTCTAAATCGGTTTGAATCACAGCGTGCTGAGTACTGGCAGACTCTGTATTCTTCAGTT TCCTTGGGTGGCCCATATCTTATATTATGTTCAGAAAATGATGATCTTGCTCCCTATCAAATTATCTGCAATTTTGCTCAACGGTTGCAAGAACTTGGAGGTGATGTGAAACTAGTGACATGGAATGGCTCTCCTCATGTAG GCCACTACAAGCATTATCCAACTGATTACAAGGCTGCTGTAAGTGAATTGCTTGGGAAGGCATCTTTAGTTTATTCCCGGAGGATTCAACAGCTTGAAGGTGAAAGAATGGGTATGGAAGGGACACATGATGAGATATCTGAGTCGATTTGCAATCTCCGAAAAGCAGGGAAAAGCTCAAATCAGAGCCTGCGAAGAGTTGCTCTTGGACCAAGTGACCATTTCTTCTTGCCCAGCTCAGTGGAGTATCATGAGGGTCGAGACGTGGGGTCTGTACAAGATGAACAGAAGGAAGGGTTGATCCATATGCAAAACCCACCAACCATTAATGCACATGGTGTTCTGGGCCAAATCCTCTTTGATGTCTGTGTCCCCAAGAACATAGAGGGTTGGGACATAAAGCCACCTGGCGTCTTCAACGGGCAACCATTTTCTTCACGCAGGCATTCACCCTTCAATCCCATCAAATGCATACGTCGCTCGAGGTTATAG
- the LOC122084789 gene encoding B3 domain-containing protein Os01g0234100-like, whose product MEFKNVKNFEDFTVIVNGWNIDSELPEHVRAKYYELCCSQKAFLHCNLTPVINCKLITEIISGTVKVANFIRSCKLITASKNDFANWNKCLDAFESMGMNVGFLQARLQQLVKLYNEAMLKRACLEGKIRNLEVMLMEIQEAFASKEKEIETLKWEAERHDVKFQAEVNAPW is encoded by the coding sequence ATGGAATTTAAAAATGTGAAAAACTTTGAGGATTTCACCGTTATAGTGAATGGTTGGAATATAGATTCTGAACTTCCTGAACATGTTCGAGCCAAGTATTATGAGCTCTGCTGTAGTCAAAAGGCTTTCCTTCACTGCAATCTTACTCCAGTCATCAATTGTAAATTGATTACTGAAATTATTTCTGGGACTGTGAAAGTGGCGAACTTCATACGATCTTGCAAACTTATTACTGCCTCCAAGAATGACTTTGCAAATTGGAACAAATGTTTGGATGCCTTTGAGAGTATGGGCATGAATGTTGGCTTTTTACAAGCTCGATTGCAGCAGCTTGTGAAGCTGTACAATGAAGCTATGCTCAAAAGAGCTTGTTTGGAAGGGAAAATAAGAAATCTGGAAGTGATGCTTATGGAAATACAAGAGGCCTTTgcaagtaaagaaaaagaaattgagaCTCTGAAGTGGGAGGCTGAGAGGCATGATGTGAAGTTTCAAGCAGAGGTCAATGCTCCGTGGTGA